The following coding sequences lie in one Sorex araneus isolate mSorAra2 chromosome 4, mSorAra2.pri, whole genome shotgun sequence genomic window:
- the RMI2 gene encoding recQ-mediated genome instability protein 2 encodes MAGAADAVKLPRGPPLKVLAGQLRRDGAGGPGGWRLLRTAAGRGPLELAAVWMQGTVVAAAGDGAARLQDSSGTFSVRGLERVPRGRACLVPGKYVMVMGLVQACSPEPCLQAVKMTDLSDNPVHARMWELEVEDLHRNLP; translated from the exons ATGGCAGGCGCCGCGGACGCCGTGAAGCTGCCGCGGGGGCCGCCGCTCAAGGTGCTGGCGGGGCAGCTGCGGCGCGACGGGGCAGGCGGCCCCGGAGGGTGGCGGCTGTTGCGGACGGCGGCGGGCCGCGGGCCGCTCGAGCTGGCGGCCGTGTGGATGCAGGGCACCGTAGTGGCGGCGGCGGGCGACGGCGCCGCGCGGCTGCAGGACTCGAGCGGGACCTTCTCGGTGCGCGGCCTGGAGCGGGTGCCGCGCGGGCGGGCCTGCCTCGTCCCAG GCAAGTACGTGATGGTCATGGGGCTGGTGCAGGCGTGCAGCCCCGAGCCGTGCCTGCAGGCGGTGAAGATGACGGACCTGTCGGACAACCCGGTCCATGCGCGCATGTGGGAGCTGGAGGTGGAGGACCTGCACCGGAACCTGCCCTAG